In Nerophis ophidion isolate RoL-2023_Sa linkage group LG02, RoL_Noph_v1.0, whole genome shotgun sequence, one DNA window encodes the following:
- the abhd17c gene encoding alpha/beta hydrolase domain-containing protein 17C produces MPEHGPRMNGFSLSELCWLFCCPPCPSRIAAKLAFLPPEPTYSVQTDASGATSLHLTERADWQYSQRELDVVEVLSTRSSRGNRVGCVFVRSAPNSRYTLLFSHGNAVDLGQMCSFYIGLGSRINCNVFSYDYSGYGVSSGKPSESNLYADIEAAWQVLTNKYRVPPENIILYGQSIGTVPTIDLASRHECAAVILHSPLMSGLRVAFPATRKTYCFDAFPSIDKVSKVTSPVLVIHGTEDEVIDFSHGLAMYERCPRAVEPLWVEGAGHNDIELYAQYLERLKRFISFELPTS; encoded by the exons ATGCCCGAACACGGACCGAGGATGAATGGGTTTTCTCTGAGTGAACTATGTTGGCTGTTCTGTTGTCCGCCTTGTCCCAGTCGCATCGCGGCCAAACTAGCCTTCCTCCCCCCAGAGCCCACCTATTCCGTGCAGACGGACGCTAGCGGCGCTACGAGCTTACATCTGACCGAGCGAGCCGACTGGCAGTACTCCCAGCGGGAACTGGACGTGGTGGAGGTGCTCAGCACCAGGAGCAGCAGGGGCAACCGGGTGGGTTGCGTCTTTGTGCGCAGTGCTCCGAACAGCCGCTACACGCTCCTCTTCTCCCACGGAAACGCCGTCGATTTGGGACAGATGTGCAGCTTTTACATCGGCCTGGGCTCCAGGATCAACTGTAACGTCTTCTCCTACGACTACTCGGGCTATGGAGTCAGCAGTGGAAAACCCTCCGAGAGCAACCTGTATGCCGACATCGAGGCGGCCTGGCAGGTCTTGACCAACAA ATACAGAGTACCACCTGAGAACATCATCCTGTATGGTCAGAGCATTGGCACTGTGCCCACCATTGATTTGGCTTCCCGTCATGAATGTGCAGCCGTCATCCTGCACTCTCCACTCATGTCGGGACTGCGAGTGGCTTTCCCCGCCACACGTAAAACCTACTGTTTCGATGCTTTCCCCAG TATTGACAAGGTGTCCAAGGTGACATCTCCAGTGCTGGTTATCCATGGCACAGAGGATGAAGTGATTGACTTCTCACACGGCTTAGCCATGTACGAGCGCTGCCCCCGTGCTGTGGAGCCCCTCTGGGTGGAGGGAGCGGGCCACAATGACATAGAACTCTATGCACAGTACCTGGAGAGGCTGAAACGCTTCATTTCCTTTGAACTTCCCACATCCTGA